In Mycoavidus cysteinexigens, a genomic segment contains:
- a CDS encoding 3'-5' exonuclease — MNHPQTPKGQETLDWAARFKLLAQQARHPLLQRFYQAGVISAQTPLEQVELLAMDLETTGLDALTDSIVSIGLLPFTLKRIRCGEALYWVIKPSQLSHESVTFHRITHADVRHAPRLPDVMKKVLETMEGKIMVVHYRAIERNFLDQALRHHFGEGLHFPVIDTMQLEARQVCGDRGWLYRLFRRSPASIRLADSRVRYHLPPYHAHHALTDALATAELLQAQIATHYSPSIAIRQLWD, encoded by the coding sequence ATGAACCACCCACAGACCCCGAAGGGGCAGGAAACTCTAGACTGGGCGGCACGCTTTAAGCTACTAGCGCAGCAAGCCCGGCACCCCCTGCTGCAGCGTTTCTATCAGGCTGGCGTCATCAGCGCCCAGACCCCGCTGGAGCAGGTAGAACTGCTGGCCATGGACCTGGAAACCACCGGTTTGGATGCGCTCACCGACAGTATCGTCAGTATCGGCCTGCTACCTTTCACCCTGAAGCGGATACGCTGTGGCGAAGCCTTGTATTGGGTGATCAAGCCTTCGCAGCTGAGCCATGAATCGGTGACGTTTCACCGCATCACCCACGCCGACGTCCGCCATGCACCTCGGTTGCCGGACGTCATGAAAAAAGTGCTGGAGACCATGGAAGGGAAAATCATGGTCGTGCATTACCGAGCCATTGAGCGCAACTTTCTAGATCAGGCGTTACGCCACCACTTCGGGGAAGGCCTGCATTTCCCGGTGATTGACACCATGCAATTGGAGGCGCGACAGGTCTGCGGTGATCGCGGTTGGCTTTACCGGCTGTTTCGGCGGTCCCCTGCCTCTATCCGGCTAGCGGACAGTCGCGTGCGCTACCATCTGCCGCCCTATCACGCCCATCATGCCTTGACCGATGCCCTAGCTACCGCGGAGCTGCTGCAAGCGCAAATAGCCACTCACTACAGCCCATCCATCGCCATCAGGCAATTGTGGGATTGA
- a CDS encoding BCCT family transporter — MGKNPVDDLSGQSQSTSIEGIPAPSGKANLIDTDYVIGQDNIRGQFSFSLDIHGKVFIISAATILLFVIVTLALQNEVEPLFSAMRSWLTEHLAWFFMSVANIFVVLCLALIVSPLGKVRLGGRDATPDYSYLGWLSMLFAAGMGIGLMFYGVAEPMSHYSAAMGGVTLDAAGARTDWAPLGGAAGDMKASADLAMAATIFHWGLHPWAIYAIVGLSLALFSFNKGLPLSIRSIFYPILGERVWGWPGHIIDILAVFATLFGLATSLGIGAEQAAAGIEHLFGIQSTNVSKVVLIIGITLIALWSVLAGLEKGVKLLSEINMGLALLLLLFIIVVGPTLAILTGFFKNLVTYAEYLPALSNPFGRTDTKFTQGWTAFYWAWWLSWSPFVGMFIARVSRGRTVREFLILVLLMPSLVSVLWMTTFGGTAIDQTALQGLSGVKDAVLELKLFAMLERLPLKEITSLLGIVLVIIFFITSSDSGSLVIDTITAGGKVDAPVPQRVFWAIIGGVIAIALLLGGGLIALQAMAVSTGLPFAIVLLLGCISLVKGLMSEPRA; from the coding sequence CAGTCAACCAGCATAGAGGGGATACCCGCCCCAAGCGGCAAAGCCAACCTTATCGACACCGACTACGTTATCGGGCAGGACAATATCCGAGGTCAGTTCTCTTTTTCCCTGGATATTCACGGTAAAGTTTTCATCATCTCCGCGGCTACTATTCTGCTGTTCGTCATCGTAACGCTTGCACTGCAGAATGAAGTCGAACCGCTTTTCAGCGCTATGCGCAGTTGGTTGACTGAGCATCTGGCCTGGTTCTTCATGAGTGTCGCCAATATCTTTGTGGTGTTATGTCTGGCGCTGATTGTCTCGCCACTGGGCAAGGTTCGATTGGGCGGCAGGGATGCCACGCCGGATTATTCGTACCTGGGCTGGCTCTCCATGCTGTTTGCCGCCGGGATGGGTATTGGCCTGATGTTCTACGGTGTGGCAGAGCCCATGTCCCATTACTCTGCGGCCATGGGAGGTGTCACACTCGACGCCGCCGGGGCGCGTACCGACTGGGCCCCTCTGGGCGGCGCAGCGGGCGACATGAAAGCCTCCGCCGACCTGGCCATGGCCGCGACGATCTTTCACTGGGGCCTGCACCCTTGGGCCATCTATGCCATCGTTGGGTTATCCTTGGCTCTGTTTTCCTTCAACAAAGGCTTGCCGCTTTCGATACGCTCGATTTTTTACCCAATACTGGGTGAGCGCGTCTGGGGATGGCCCGGCCACATCATCGACATCCTGGCGGTATTCGCCACGTTGTTCGGGCTGGCGACTTCGCTGGGCATCGGTGCCGAGCAGGCCGCAGCGGGGATTGAACACCTGTTTGGCATTCAATCTACCAACGTGAGCAAAGTCGTGCTGATCATCGGCATCACCCTGATTGCCCTTTGGTCGGTGCTCGCCGGGCTGGAGAAGGGCGTCAAGCTGCTTTCCGAAATCAACATGGGCCTGGCGCTGTTGCTGCTATTGTTCATTATTGTGGTTGGGCCAACTCTGGCTATCCTCACCGGCTTCTTTAAGAATCTGGTGACCTATGCTGAATATTTACCGGCACTTTCCAACCCCTTTGGTCGCACAGATACCAAGTTCACCCAAGGCTGGACTGCGTTCTACTGGGCCTGGTGGCTCAGTTGGTCGCCTTTCGTAGGCATGTTCATTGCCCGTGTCAGCCGTGGCCGTACCGTCCGCGAGTTCTTGATATTGGTTCTGTTAATGCCTTCGCTGGTGTCGGTATTGTGGATGACTACCTTTGGCGGAACCGCCATCGACCAAACCGCTCTCCAGGGTCTCAGCGGGGTCAAGGATGCGGTGTTGGAGCTCAAGCTGTTTGCCATGCTCGAAAGGCTCCCGCTTAAGGAAATCACGTCACTGCTCGGTATCGTGCTGGTGATCATATTTTTTATCACCTCTTCGGATTCCGGCTCCCTGGTCATCGATACGATCACCGCCGGCGGCAAGGTCGATGCGCCCGTTCCACAGCGTGTCTTCTGGGCCATCATCGGAGGGGTGATTGCCATTGCCCTGTTGTTGGGCGGAGGTTTGATCGCGTTGCAAGCCATGGCGGTTTCCACGGGTTTACCGTTTGCCATTGTCTTGCTGCTGGGCTGTATTTCTCTGGTCAAGGGATTGATGTCTGAACCGCGAGCCTGA
- a CDS encoding DUF294 nucleotidyltransferase-like domain-containing protein — translation MQIELLEISEHFHRFPPFDALPQETLEAIARRVEVSYFKAGSEILEAGAVIHDLHYVRSGAVEIYRRSGELYNRLVEGDIFGQAGLLRSNKVRFPARALEDSLIYFIPADVFAQLCERYDSFADFVEAEGHSRLKSAVEAQGRASELIQLKARALISRDLVWVTPKTSVHEAARLMSQESVSCIVVLEPAGQNPEKMLGIVTDRDLRTRVVAANRTGDTAIGEVMSTDLVVIQDDDSLFEAMLCMLRGNIHHLPVVHKGRTLGLINLSDIIRHESQSSLYLVNSISNQTSVDGLRSRHRDLRGTYIRMVRNGATAHMIGSAISGIGRAFTQRLLELAERELGPPPVPYCFMVLGSMARDEQLLVTDQDNALVLDDRFDPAQHDEYFRKLATFVSDGLAQCGYSYCKGGIMATNVQWRQPLRVWRDYFSQWIEKPNAATLLNSYIFFDLDGVYGQLDMVDALKALCAERSRVTPAFLAAMARNALNRTPPLGFFRTFVMETDGRQKQIINLKGRGTGPLTDLIRIHALACGTTAQNSFDRLEAISTTQLVQPEAIEHLRYALEFLSMVRIRHQANAIEQGHKPDNYIEPERFSTTERHNLKEAFQVLSNAQKFLRFRYPGHARPTR, via the coding sequence ATGCAGATCGAGTTACTGGAAATCAGCGAGCATTTTCATCGCTTTCCCCCTTTCGACGCCCTGCCCCAGGAAACCCTGGAAGCCATCGCCCGACGCGTCGAGGTCAGCTACTTCAAGGCCGGCAGCGAGATCCTCGAGGCCGGTGCCGTCATTCACGACCTGCATTATGTGCGCAGTGGCGCAGTCGAAATCTATCGGCGCAGTGGCGAGCTTTACAACCGTCTGGTGGAGGGCGATATCTTCGGTCAGGCCGGCCTGTTGCGTAGTAACAAGGTTCGCTTCCCAGCACGGGCCCTTGAAGACAGCCTGATCTATTTCATCCCAGCGGATGTTTTTGCCCAGCTGTGTGAGCGATATGACAGCTTCGCCGATTTTGTCGAGGCCGAAGGTCACTCAAGGCTGAAGTCGGCGGTCGAGGCCCAGGGGCGTGCAAGCGAACTGATCCAGCTCAAGGCCCGTGCGCTGATTTCGCGGGATCTGGTCTGGGTAACCCCCAAGACTAGCGTCCACGAAGCCGCACGGCTGATGTCCCAGGAAAGTGTCTCCTGTATCGTGGTCCTGGAGCCGGCCGGGCAAAATCCGGAAAAAATGCTCGGCATCGTCACCGACCGGGACCTGCGTACCCGCGTGGTAGCCGCCAACCGCACTGGCGACACCGCCATCGGCGAAGTGATGTCGACCGATCTGGTGGTCATCCAGGACGATGACTCGTTGTTCGAAGCCATGTTGTGCATGCTCAGGGGCAATATTCATCACCTGCCGGTGGTCCACAAGGGCCGTACACTGGGCCTGATCAACCTGTCGGACATTATCCGGCACGAGTCCCAGAGCAGCCTGTACCTGGTTAACAGCATCTCCAACCAGACCTCCGTCGACGGCCTGCGATCGCGGCACAGGGATCTGCGCGGCACCTACATTCGCATGGTGCGCAATGGCGCGACGGCCCATATGATCGGCAGCGCCATCTCGGGCATTGGCCGCGCCTTCACCCAGCGATTGCTCGAATTGGCCGAGCGGGAGCTGGGACCGCCTCCGGTTCCGTACTGCTTCATGGTGCTGGGATCGATGGCGCGGGACGAGCAATTGCTGGTCACCGACCAGGACAACGCACTGGTGCTGGACGATAGATTCGACCCGGCGCAGCACGACGAATATTTCAGGAAACTGGCCACCTTCGTCAGCGACGGGCTCGCACAATGTGGCTATAGCTACTGCAAGGGCGGCATCATGGCAACCAATGTCCAATGGCGTCAGCCATTGCGGGTGTGGCGCGACTATTTCAGCCAGTGGATCGAGAAGCCGAACGCCGCCACCCTTCTCAACAGTTACATCTTCTTTGATCTGGACGGGGTCTATGGTCAGCTGGACATGGTGGACGCGCTAAAGGCACTCTGCGCTGAAAGATCCAGAGTGACGCCCGCCTTCCTAGCGGCGATGGCCCGTAATGCATTGAACCGGACGCCACCGTTAGGTTTCTTTCGCACATTTGTGATGGAAACCGATGGCAGGCAGAAACAGATCATCAACCTCAAGGGCCGTGGTACAGGGCCCCTGACCGACCTGATCCGCATCCATGCCCTGGCTTGCGGGACCACAGCGCAAAACTCCTTTGATCGACTCGAAGCCATCAGCACCACGCAGCTGGTGCAACCCGAAGCCATCGAGCATTTACGCTACGCACTGGAATTTCTTTCGATGGTGCGCATTCGACACCAGGCCAATGCCATCGAACAAGGCCACAAACCGGACAACTACATCGAGCCTGAGCGCTTTTCCACGACTGAGCGTCACAACCTCAAGGAAGCGTTTCAGGTATTGAGTAATGCGCAGAAATTCTTGCGGTTCCGTTATCCCGGTCATGCCCGGCCAACACGATGA
- a CDS encoding LysR family transcriptional regulator codes for MNEINQRRMQYFYEVLTQGSIREAAETLNTAPSVVTRQIRLLEKELAVTLFERHPRGLQPNEASEIVLEYCRSCHSHQKRLETYLQEMRELQRGYIRLAVNQGYIGPLMDDVLNDFCRQYPRLKIHVETVLTNEAVTQVMQDIAHIGLAHNPPDVPELRSCARAKRLVRLVVGKNHVLARQHKVTVADVLRYPLALFSSSAGLSQILQALEESEKIRLTPTLTTNSITVLERFVNAGKGVAFMVTSLKPEVEEVHGLVPLEVENLILSNTESRLFVRRGRPLSAAVNQLVRQIITQLSLFK; via the coding sequence ATGAACGAGATTAACCAACGGCGCATGCAGTATTTTTACGAAGTGCTTACCCAAGGCTCTATCCGTGAAGCAGCAGAAACTTTGAATACCGCCCCTTCAGTGGTGACTCGGCAAATTCGATTGTTGGAAAAAGAACTGGCCGTGACGTTATTTGAGCGTCACCCACGTGGTTTGCAGCCGAATGAAGCTTCTGAAATTGTGCTTGAATATTGCCGGAGCTGCCACTCGCACCAAAAGCGTTTAGAAACCTATCTGCAGGAAATGCGTGAGCTACAGCGTGGTTATATCCGCCTTGCAGTGAATCAAGGGTACATTGGGCCGCTGATGGATGACGTACTGAATGACTTTTGTCGACAGTATCCTCGCTTAAAGATTCATGTCGAGACGGTATTGACCAATGAAGCGGTGACCCAGGTGATGCAAGATATTGCGCATATTGGCTTGGCGCATAATCCGCCAGATGTTCCTGAACTGCGTTCCTGTGCTCGAGCGAAACGGTTAGTGCGTTTGGTGGTAGGCAAAAATCATGTGTTGGCTCGTCAGCATAAGGTTACGGTAGCGGATGTCTTGCGCTATCCACTAGCGCTTTTTTCCTCTTCTGCAGGGTTGTCGCAAATACTTCAAGCATTAGAGGAGTCGGAGAAAATAAGATTAACCCCCACTTTGACGACTAATTCAATTACTGTGCTGGAACGGTTTGTGAATGCCGGCAAGGGGGTGGCATTTATGGTGACGAGTCTAAAACCAGAAGTTGAAGAAGTTCATGGCTTGGTTCCTTTGGAGGTCGAAAATCTTATCCTGAGCAATACGGAGAGCCGTTTATTTGTTAGGCGAGGCCGGCCCCTTTCTGCTGCGGTGAATCAACTGGTAAGGCAGATCATCACTCAGTTATCGCTGTTTAAATAA